The sequence CGTCGCTTGAAACACCCGGCGTCACACCTGCCTGTCCTATTGACCAGCCTGTATAGTCCTCTATATGTCCTTCTATCCACCATCCGTCTAAGACGCTGAAGTTTATGACTCCATTATGCGATGCCTTCATACCCGATGTTCCGGACGCCTCGAGGGGTCTTTGAGGTGTATTAAGCCAGAGGTCAACACCTGAGACCATTTTAAGGGCAATCTGCATATCGTAGTTTTTAAGGTAGGCAATGTTTATCTTACCTTTAAGGGCAGCCTTACACTCAAAGATGTGTTTTATAAGGGATTTTCCGGGATTATCCTTAGGATGTGCCTTGCCTGCATAGATTATCTGTATTTTCCCTGTGCCAATTCTCTCGAGCCTGCCAAGGTCCCTGAAAAGGAGGTCTGCTCTTTTGTATGCAGCCGCCCTTCTTGCAAACCCAATAGTAAGGGTCTCGTAGTCCATCTGAATACCTGTTTCGCTTTTTACATAGTCAATCAAGGCTTTTTTAGCTCGCATGTGCGCAGACCAGAGCTCATCGTTAGGTATACGCTCTACTCTGACAAAAAGCTCAGGTTCATTAGCCCAGCCAGGGATGTATTTGTCATAAAGCTCTCTTAGAGACTCACATGTCCATGTATAGGAGTGAACACCGTTTGTTATAGAGGAAATCTCATATCCCGGAAACATACCCATCGAGACATCCCTGTGTTTTTTTGCCACTCCGTTGATGTATTCGCTCAGGTTGAGTCCAAGGAGGGTCATATTAAGCTTGTTTTCGCCTGCCAACCTTTTAAGAATCTTACTGGGAATGACCTCACCGAGCACATCGGATACAAGCTCATAGGAGAACCTGTCGTGCCCTGCCTCGATAGGCGTATGGGTCGTAAACACGCAAAGATCCCTAACCTTTGGTATGTCCCATACGAGGTCCTCATCCCACACCTCCTCTATGTCCCTTTTATATTCCTGAAGAAGCTCGATTGTAAGAAAACTTGCATGACCCTCGTTCATATGATATTTTTTTATCTCGAATCCAAGCTTATAGAGCATTCTCACTCCACCTATGCCCAATATTGCCTCCTGCTTAAGCCTGTACCTTTCATCTCCGCCATAAAGGTAATGTGTAAGTTCCCTGTCTTTAGGGATATTGGTGTCGATGTCTGTGTCTAAAAACAGAATCGGCAATTTTCCGCCAGTTATGCTTTTCTCTACATAAAGCCATGCCTGTATGGCAACCTCCCTGCCCTCTAATCTTAGGAAAACCTTCTCAGGCAAAAGGGACATGAACTTTTTAGGCTCCCACTCGGCAGGATGCTCTGTCTGGGCTCCTGTGCTATCTATATCCTGCTCGAAATATCCCTTTCTGCTTAAAAGAGTTACTGCAATCATTGGCAGTTTCATATCAGATGCAGACCTGAGGGTATCTCCTGCTAAGACTCCGAGGCCCCCGCTATAAGTGTGGATGTCATTGTGTATGCCTATCTCCATGGAGAAATAGGCAATTCTGGGCTCTTTCAGAAACTCTGTTATCTCATGGTTATTAATAGCCATAGTCTGATTATTCTATCACAGACCCCTTATTTCTGGGGGTTTACTCCTTTTCCGCTTAGGTTTGAAATCCTCTCAGTGCATTTTACGAAATCTAATTTATTAAAATTCATACAGCCATTACAGGATATGCAGTCTGCCCCTTCTTTGCCCTCTTTCATTAGATTTGGAAGATTCGGCTCTCTTATGAGTGGTCTTGAGATGCCAATGAGGTCTGCCTCTCCTTTGGTAAGGACATCCTCCATTACTGCCTTTGAGCGCATTCCTCCTGTAAGTATAACAGGCGTTCTGAGCTTGCCTTTAAAAAGCCCGCCTGAATCTCTGAGATAAGCCTCCTCGCTAACTGTCTTGATATCAGGTCTTGAAGTCTTAATTCGGGATTCCCTCATTCCCGAGCTTATCTCGATAGCATCGATGCCCAATGCCTCGAGCCTACTTGCAATCCTTAGAGCCTCATCAGGCTTAATCCCATCTAAAAGGAGGTCATCCGAATTGAGCTTTATGAGCACAGGGTAGTCTTCTCCTACAGAGTTTCTTATTACCTTATAGACCTCCTCTACAAAGTGAAAGCGTCTTTCTTCATCTCCTCCCCAGTAGTCGTCCCTGATATTCGTATGTGGCGAAAGGAAACTGCTTAACAGGTAGCCATGTGCGGCATGAATCTCCAGTGCATCAAACCCTGAAATCTGTGCCCTTCTTCCTGCCTCCCCAAAGGCATCGATAATCTTCCATATCTCGGCATCTGTCATTGCCTTAGGAAGTGTCTTTGACGATGGGTCATACACCGAAGAAGGCGCAATAGGCTCAGCACCACCCAGAAGAAGTAAGGGGCATTGCCTGCCTCCATGGGTAAGCTGAACTGTAATGACGCCTCCAAGTCTATGGACAGAATCCGTAAGGCGTCTTAAGCCATTGATGTAAATGTCGCTATGGATGCAGAGCATCTTTGGATGAGACCTGCCTGATGGATGAATTAGTGCAATGCCTGTAATGAGCATCGCACTTCCACCTCTTGTGAGGTCTTCGTACATCTCTATCAGGAAGTCCGTGACAAAACCGTCTTCGTCTGCCCTCTTCTCATAGGTTGCGGCACGGACAATGCTATTAGGAAGGGTAAGTCCTGAAAACGAAAATGGCTCAAATAGCATAAATCCTCCTTATCTTTAGATTTTACCATGCCACGCAAAGAAGGGTCACACTCCTCAGACAAGAATTAAATATCCAGATTGCATTTAAAATGCAAAATTGCAAGAAAAAAATCAATAAGTTTCAGGGGTAAAAATCTGAAAAAGAAAAGCTCCCCGAATGTGGCAGGTTTAGAACCCTAAGGGGCGAGGCAGAACCTGTGGTCTATTTCCGAATCATCCACCTAACCCATCAGAATGACGGCAAAAATGATTATCGGGTTGATGTCGTTGATTTCAGGGGAAGCGTTTACAGGTAGTTCTTATTTCACATTCTCGGCCAGCCCATAAAACTAACCCCTGAAAGGAAAAGACAGAGGTCTAAAAGACATGGCTATCAGCAATCTTGTGGCTCAACTTTTTACCACAAGCACCGGGCACGGGGCATTCTGGAGGACCTTGTTTAGGACGCCTCCGCCGAAGAGCTTTTTTATCCCTTTTCGACTGCCTTCTCCCATTATTATGATGTCGCATCTTTCCTCCAAGGCAGCGGATTTTATCCTCTCGGGGATATCGCCTTCTTCGACCCTCACCTTGACAAAAACCCCTTCCTCGCCAGCAATGCCTTCAACCTCGGAAAGGGAGCTGGAAATACCCGAATTCAATACATCTTCGATGTTCTTGACTCCGGTAAGGTCTAAATCGCCCTCATAAGGGGGAATTACCTTAATGACGGTTATCCAGCTTTTCTCGTCGCTTGCAAGCTTAAGACCATGCCTTAAGACATCGAGCGAGCCGTTTACGGCTATCAGAACCTTCCTGCAACCCTTCATGCTCTACCTAACCACAAGCACCGGCACCGGGGCATTCGCGATTACACTTTCGGCGGTGCTGCCGATTACCGCCTTATCGAGCCCACGCCATCCGCTGCTTCCCATGACGATAATGTCGCTCTTGATTTTCTTAGCCGTCACAACTATCCTTTCTCCCGCATGCCCTTCTTCGACGATAGAGTTGATCAGTACGTCGTTTTCAGATGCCATCTTTTCAGCCTCGTCGATAATCTTCTTCGCCTCTTCGAGGAGCCTTTTCCGGATTGAGACGGTCATGAAGAACTCGACCATTTCCTCATACCGCGGTATGACATAAAGCACGGTTATAGATGTGGGATTAAACCTTGTGAAATCAAAAGCCCTGCCAATGGCTTTCTTTCCGGTCTCGGAGCCGTCAAAGGGAACCAGAATGGATTTGTACTCTCCAGTGCATTCGACACAAGGCCGCTTAACAACAAAGACATCGCACGGGGCATCCAGAATCACGCTTGATGTCACGCTCCCCATTATCAGCCTTTTAATGCCCTTTCTGCCGTATGTGCCCATAGCTATGAGGTCAGCGCCTTTGCCTTTTGCCACATCTATGATTACATGGGGGGCCTCGCCTTCGCATATGAAAGAGTCTATCTCGATTCCAAACTCCGCCGAATACCTCTCTTTTGCCTGGTAGCAGATTTTTTTGCCAAACTCGACCCTCCGCTCAATCTGGTCGGGAGCTATGCCAAACTCTTCGGGGTCGAAGTACGCGGCATTAACAAGGGTGATATTTCCCCCATGTCTTTTGACCCAGTTAGAGACCTCGACGAGAGCCGCCTTACTATATTCGGAATCGTCGAAGCCAACTATAATATTCTTAAACATATTAGTGCGCGCCTCCGCCCTTCCTGAATATTAGGCCCACGCCAAAACCCGCCCCGAGCGCAATGGCTATCGATATTATCCCGTAAAGCGCGCCGTTTTCCTTTGCCATTCCCGCAAGAAACTTTATAAGCCCCACTTGCTCCACGAGCACCGGCGTTTCCGCCTTCTCGACTATATGATTGTCCTTAACGGCATAGACCGTGACGGTATAATTTCCGGGCGAAGCCTCATAGGGCCAGTCGAGCTTTATGGAGAAGTCCTGAGTGCCTTTTTCCTGTGATAAGGCTATATTTCCCGTCGAGGTGTAGTAAAGCCTTGACGACTCCTTGAACTTTACGAACTCCTCAAACCAGTTCGCCCTCTCGGTTTCGTCCTTGACAGGGGTTATCTCCATATGCTTCCCAATGGCGGAATAACCGATGGTGTTGGCATCGGCTTCCTCGGGGCTGAGCATCTCTTGGAGCCTTTTTGTGCTGTGGAGGAAATAGAGATTCGGCGCGTGGTCGAAGTTGATTTCGCCAAGGTTCATCCACAAAAAACCTGCGGCCTTGCCCTTTTTCTTAAAGCCCTGATGCCCTTCCGGAGAGGAAATCTTGATTATCAGGTCGGAGTCCAGCTCGGATTGACCGCTGACGGTCACGGTGCTTCCATGATAGAAGAAATCCACTTTTATGTGGTCATGATTTGCCTTCAAAGTCAGGTTGGCCTCTGCCTTATGCGATGCCACAAGAAGAATTACGCCCACTATGAGATAAGCCGCCGCTTTTAATAATGTTTTCATTAATGACCTCCAGCCTGTGCCAAAAGTATTGAGGGTGTGAGCGTAAGCTCGAAGATGATCTTTACGGTTACGATGAGCACGATCGCGGCAAGGAGTATCTTTAGTTGCTCGCCATTTAGCTTTCTTCCGAAAACCGCCCCTACCTGCGCTCCTATGGTAGAGCCAAAAAGGAGAAGCACCGCCAAAACAAAATCCACCGTGTGGTTGGTATATGCCTGAAGGAATGTGACCTCTATGCAGGTAAATAGCACCTGAAAAAGACTCGTTCCAACCACTACATGCATGGGCATTCGGAGAAGATATACCATAACCGGCACCATGATAAACCCGCCGCCCACGCCCATTATGGCGGCCAGCACTCCCACGATGCTTCCGAAAATTATCGGCAGGAGGGCAGAGTGAGTGACCCCGGACTTCTCAAAATGCGTTTGAAACGGCAGAGACCGCAGAAACCTTGTTGTTTTCGATTCTCCCTTCGGTTCTTCTTTGAGTATTTCTTTTTTCCTTAAGCTCGAGAGGCTCTCAATGAACATATAAGTGCCTACGATGCCGAGCATAAGCACATATGTCATCTTTATAACGAAATCCGCATTGCCCATCGCCCTTAGGACATTGACACTCTGAACCCCTAAAAGCCCGCCAACGAAACCTCCTATCAGGAGATATAATCCCATCTTGAAATCCACATTGCCTACTTTCCAGTGGGCGTATGTCCCGGATGTGGATGCGGCCACTATTTGGTTTGAGTCCGTGGCAGCGGCAACGGTCGAAGGGATTCCGAGCATGATAAGTAGGGGCGTCATCAAAAACCCTCCGCCAACGCCGAATAAACCCGAAAGGAGTCCTACTGCGAGACCCAGCCCTACAGGTATAAGAATGTTAATACTGGTCAGTGCCACAGGAAGATAAAGAAACATTAAGCAGCCTCCACTTGTTTATTCATATGTGTTTTGTTTAGTCTCGCCAAAGTGACAATCGGCACCGATACGATTTTTAAAAGTTTTTTAAGGTCTCTTACAGCCATGCCGTTCCCCGTGATATCAGTGCCCAGAAGGACCAAGTCTATGCTTTTGTCCTGCTTTAACAAATCTCTTACAGCCGAAGGGATGTCGTCCGAAACCGCAAATATATTCAGGGTGATGCCCGAATCCTTGCACTTTTCCTTAATATCGTGCAGTTGTTTTTCTTCGTCTTTCTTGGATGCCTTGTCTTTCAACATCTCCCTTGCCGTTTCATCCTCGTTTGCCTCGGCAAAAGTAACTGCCGTCATAAAATCCTCGAACCTTTCGGATAATTTTTTCCTATAGACCATCAGTACCGCCATACCCCTCCGGGTCATCTTGACCAGTTCAAGGGCATATGAAAGGCTGTCATCCGAAATGCCTGCCGAAGAACTTACTACCAACAGATTCCTTCCCATTTTTATAGCTCCCTACTTAGAGGGATAAAGCACAAAGAGTGCCTGAATATAAGTCATTGAATTTATGGGATTATTTAAGGTTGGAGCCGGGGAGTGTTTATATTATGAACATAAGCGAGATACTTCTATTACGCTGGTAACTAATTGATACATTGCGATAATTAGGCCATGAGAGCTAAGCAGAGGCAAGTGTTTATAATATGAACAGTTCGGCTTAGCGGTCTCTGTCTTCTTTCAGGATTTTCCAGAGGCTGGTTCTTGAGATGCCGAGAATTTCTGCCCCTCTTGACTTATTGCCGCCGAGCATTGCGACGACCTTCTCCGCATATTCCTTTACAACATCGTCAACGGTTTTTATTTTATTCGGGTCTATAGTTTCTATCTCTAATTCCCGTATGCCGGATGGCAGGCTTTCGGGCGTTATCAACTGGCTTTTTTCAAGGATGATCGCCCTTTCGATTATATTCTCAAGCTCTCTTATATTGCCAGGGTAACAGTAATTTAAAATGATTTCTATTGCCTCCTCGGAAAAGCCCTTTATCTTCTTGTTGGATC is a genomic window of Nitrospirota bacterium containing:
- a CDS encoding universal stress protein, with amino-acid sequence MKGCRKVLIAVNGSLDVLRHGLKLASDEKSWITVIKVIPPYEGDLDLTGVKNIEDVLNSGISSSLSEVEGIAGEEGVFVKVRVEEGDIPERIKSAALEERCDIIIMGEGSRKGIKKLFGGGVLNKVLQNAPCPVLVVKS
- a CDS encoding NADH:flavin oxidoreductase, with amino-acid sequence MLFEPFSFSGLTLPNSIVRAATYEKRADEDGFVTDFLIEMYEDLTRGGSAMLITGIALIHPSGRSHPKMLCIHSDIYINGLRRLTDSVHRLGGVITVQLTHGGRQCPLLLLGGAEPIAPSSVYDPSSKTLPKAMTDAEIWKIIDAFGEAGRRAQISGFDALEIHAAHGYLLSSFLSPHTNIRDDYWGGDEERRFHFVEEVYKVIRNSVGEDYPVLIKLNSDDLLLDGIKPDEALRIASRLEALGIDAIEISSGMRESRIKTSRPDIKTVSEEAYLRDSGGLFKGKLRTPVILTGGMRSKAVMEDVLTKGEADLIGISRPLIREPNLPNLMKEGKEGADCISCNGCMNFNKLDFVKCTERISNLSGKGVNPQK
- a CDS encoding TIGR02186 family protein codes for the protein MKTLLKAAAYLIVGVILLVASHKAEANLTLKANHDHIKVDFFYHGSTVTVSGQSELDSDLIIKISSPEGHQGFKKKGKAAGFLWMNLGEINFDHAPNLYFLHSTKRLQEMLSPEEADANTIGYSAIGKHMEITPVKDETERANWFEEFVKFKESSRLYYTSTGNIALSQEKGTQDFSIKLDWPYEASPGNYTVTVYAVKDNHIVEKAETPVLVEQVGLIKFLAGMAKENGALYGIISIAIALGAGFGVGLIFRKGGGAH
- a CDS encoding universal stress protein, translated to MFKNIIVGFDDSEYSKAALVEVSNWVKRHGGNITLVNAAYFDPEEFGIAPDQIERRVEFGKKICYQAKERYSAEFGIEIDSFICEGEAPHVIIDVAKGKGADLIAMGTYGRKGIKRLIMGSVTSSVILDAPCDVFVVKRPCVECTGEYKSILVPFDGSETGKKAIGRAFDFTRFNPTSITVLYVIPRYEEMVEFFMTVSIRKRLLEEAKKIIDEAEKMASENDVLINSIVEEGHAGERIVVTAKKIKSDIIVMGSSGWRGLDKAVIGSTAESVIANAPVPVLVVR
- a CDS encoding sulfite exporter TauE/SafE family protein, with amino-acid sequence MFLYLPVALTSINILIPVGLGLAVGLLSGLFGVGGGFLMTPLLIMLGIPSTVAAATDSNQIVAASTSGTYAHWKVGNVDFKMGLYLLIGGFVGGLLGVQSVNVLRAMGNADFVIKMTYVLMLGIVGTYMFIESLSSLRKKEILKEEPKGESKTTRFLRSLPFQTHFEKSGVTHSALLPIIFGSIVGVLAAIMGVGGGFIMVPVMVYLLRMPMHVVVGTSLFQVLFTCIEVTFLQAYTNHTVDFVLAVLLLFGSTIGAQVGAVFGRKLNGEQLKILLAAIVLIVTVKIIFELTLTPSILLAQAGGH
- the glgP gene encoding alpha-glucan family phosphorylase; amino-acid sequence: MEIGIHNDIHTYSGGLGVLAGDTLRSASDMKLPMIAVTLLSRKGYFEQDIDSTGAQTEHPAEWEPKKFMSLLPEKVFLRLEGREVAIQAWLYVEKSITGGKLPILFLDTDIDTNIPKDRELTHYLYGGDERYRLKQEAILGIGGVRMLYKLGFEIKKYHMNEGHASFLTIELLQEYKRDIEEVWDEDLVWDIPKVRDLCVFTTHTPIEAGHDRFSYELVSDVLGEVIPSKILKRLAGENKLNMTLLGLNLSEYINGVAKKHRDVSMGMFPGYEISSITNGVHSYTWTCESLRELYDKYIPGWANEPELFVRVERIPNDELWSAHMRAKKALIDYVKSETGIQMDYETLTIGFARRAAAYKRADLLFRDLGRLERIGTGKIQIIYAGKAHPKDNPGKSLIKHIFECKAALKGKINIAYLKNYDMQIALKMVSGVDLWLNTPQRPLEASGTSGMKASHNGVINFSVLDGWWIEGHIEDYTGWSIGQAGVTPGVSSDEQDVEDLYQKLQNVIIPRFYNDRHTWIKMMENAIGKNAYYFNTHRMMRRYVTEAYIR